The Coregonus clupeaformis isolate EN_2021a unplaced genomic scaffold, ASM2061545v1 scaf1138, whole genome shotgun sequence genome includes a region encoding these proteins:
- the LOC121551111 gene encoding serine/arginine-rich splicing factor 2-like isoform X1 produces the protein MSYGRPPPDVEGMTSLKVDNLTYRTSPETLRRVFEKYGRVGDVYIPRDRYTKESRGFSFVRFHDKRDAEDAMDAMDGAVLDGRELRVQMARYGRPPDSHHGGGGDRGERGDRRRGGAPRRYGGDGRRSRSPRRRRRSRSRSRSRSRSRSRSRNSRSRSRSYSRSKSRSPKRDKAKSPSRSRSRSKSKTPKSKSRSRSHTPAERGSRSRSKSQPKSPGANGAETP, from the exons ATGAGTTATGGTAGGCCCCCGCCCGATGTTGAGGGCATGACTTCTCTTAAAGTGGATAATCTGACGTACCGAACTTCACCTGAGACCCTTCGCCGTGTCTTCGAAAAGTATGGTAGGGTAGGAGATGTTTACATCCCCCGAGATCGTTATACGAAAGAGAGCAGAGGGTTCTCCTTTGTGCGATTCCATGACAAGCGGGATGCAGAGGATGCGATGGACGCAATGGATGGTGCCGTGCTGGACGGGCGCGAGCTGAGAGTCCAGATGGCACGCTACGGACGTCCCCCAGATTCTCACCATGGAGGTGGTGGTGACCGTGGAGAGCGTGGTGACCGTCGGCGTGGAGGTGCTCCCCGGAGGTACGGGGGTGATGGCCGACGAAGTAGGAG TCCCAGGCGTCGGAGACGCAGCAGATCCCGGAGCAGAAGCCGATCTCGTTCCCGCAGCCGTTCCCGCAACAGCCGATCAAGGTCCCGTTCCTACTCTCGCTCCAAGTCCCGCTCCCCTAAGAGAGACAAGGCCAAGTCCCCATCCAGGTCCCGCTCCAGATCCAAATCCAAGACCCCTAAGTCAAAGTCCCGTTCCAGGAGCCACACCCCTGCAGAAAGAGGCTCACGGTCAAGATCCAAGAGCCAGCCCAAGTCACCTGGGGCGAATGGCGCTGAAACCCC
- the LOC121551111 gene encoding serine/arginine-rich splicing factor 2-like isoform X2, whose amino-acid sequence MSYGRPPPDVEGMTSLKVDNLTYRTSPETLRRVFEKYGRVGDVYIPRDRYTKESRGFSFVRFHDKRDAEDAMDAMDGAVLDGRELRVQMARYGRPPDSHHGGGGDRGERGDRRRGGAPRSPRRRRRSRSRSRSRSRSRSRSRNSRSRSRSYSRSKSRSPKRDKAKSPSRSRSRSKSKTPKSKSRSRSHTPAERGSRSRSKSQPKSPGANGAETP is encoded by the exons ATGAGTTATGGTAGGCCCCCGCCCGATGTTGAGGGCATGACTTCTCTTAAAGTGGATAATCTGACGTACCGAACTTCACCTGAGACCCTTCGCCGTGTCTTCGAAAAGTATGGTAGGGTAGGAGATGTTTACATCCCCCGAGATCGTTATACGAAAGAGAGCAGAGGGTTCTCCTTTGTGCGATTCCATGACAAGCGGGATGCAGAGGATGCGATGGACGCAATGGATGGTGCCGTGCTGGACGGGCGCGAGCTGAGAGTCCAGATGGCACGCTACGGACGTCCCCCAGATTCTCACCATGGAGGTGGTGGTGACCGTGGAGAGCGTGGTGACCGTCGGCGTGGAGGTGCTCCCCGGAG TCCCAGGCGTCGGAGACGCAGCAGATCCCGGAGCAGAAGCCGATCTCGTTCCCGCAGCCGTTCCCGCAACAGCCGATCAAGGTCCCGTTCCTACTCTCGCTCCAAGTCCCGCTCCCCTAAGAGAGACAAGGCCAAGTCCCCATCCAGGTCCCGCTCCAGATCCAAATCCAAGACCCCTAAGTCAAAGTCCCGTTCCAGGAGCCACACCCCTGCAGAAAGAGGCTCACGGTCAAGATCCAAGAGCCAGCCCAAGTCACCTGGGGCGAATGGCGCTGAAACCCC